A region from the Natronomonas salsuginis genome encodes:
- a CDS encoding NRDE family protein, with product MCTLIVAWRVFDDAPVCVAANRDEATDRPSSPPRVREGDRPVLAPRDERAGGTWIGYNAEGVLAAVTNRWVPGDGERSRGLLVDDALGAQSAEEAINRIEAELEAREYAPFHLLVADEERCLLVAHDSEGDGTHRLSPGVHVVVNVGFDGEWFVPELRPEVGRQQAANAERVDEELRPRPGETAAEWTERAGSILGDHDYGVCIHGDGFGTRSSSLLRLGNDRVFEYADGPPCETPFRRVEERV from the coding sequence GTGTGCACCCTCATCGTCGCCTGGCGCGTCTTCGACGACGCGCCGGTCTGTGTCGCCGCGAACCGTGACGAGGCGACCGACCGACCATCGTCTCCGCCGCGCGTCCGGGAGGGCGATCGTCCGGTCCTCGCCCCCCGAGACGAGCGTGCCGGCGGGACGTGGATCGGCTACAACGCCGAGGGCGTGCTCGCCGCGGTCACCAACCGCTGGGTCCCGGGGGACGGCGAGCGCTCTCGCGGATTGCTCGTCGACGACGCACTCGGGGCGCAATCGGCCGAAGAGGCGATCAACCGGATCGAGGCCGAACTGGAAGCGCGAGAGTACGCGCCGTTTCACCTGCTCGTCGCCGACGAGGAACGCTGTCTGCTCGTCGCCCACGATTCGGAGGGCGACGGAACCCACCGGCTGTCTCCCGGCGTCCACGTCGTCGTCAACGTGGGCTTCGACGGCGAGTGGTTCGTCCCCGAACTGCGGCCGGAGGTCGGCCGCCAGCAAGCGGCGAACGCCGAACGAGTGGACGAGGAGCTCCGGCCCCGTCCCGGCGAAACCGCTGCCGAGTGGACCGAACGGGCGGGATCGATCCTCGGCGATCACGACTACGGCGTCTGTATCCACGGCGACGGGTTCGGCACTCGGTCCTCGTCGCTGCTCAGACTGGGGAACGACCGGGTCTTCGAGTACGCCGACGGGCCGCCGTGCGAGACGCCGTTCCGCCGAGTCGAGGAGCGCGTCTGA